One region of Miscanthus floridulus cultivar M001 chromosome 19, ASM1932011v1, whole genome shotgun sequence genomic DNA includes:
- the LOC136526971 gene encoding uncharacterized protein, protein MAVGPYALRLSPLPRLDAMLFPQLRPHLRGRVSARVAAGGTSWSPAAGDSEDGVGGWWFPEYVKPMKQGRRRIGFGRAVVVGLGGSVAIALAGLAWRFPSSRKRIQQLIVAPLHYVQEKMSTMESTETIKEDASDREYDEIEVSSAAHDKKAEGITDDSRQNCRTATASHFPFGVPTDPVHEEAFSILKKLQIIEKDVSSSDFCTRREFARWFVKLCSKFERKRMQRIVPSKLTSGAVQCAFDDVNIDDPDFLYIQSLGESGIVSSKLSNSLGTLTSGSPSKGNSLFLPDSYLSRFDLVNWKVLVEHPFALEIDQKMLSQNVCILDLRACPDVSPSMLIELMAGENSIISRVFGNTRRLQPDKPVTKAQAAAALTSGRMKEAIQEELDRLEAENQAHLSVIAEIMEELISRGDIQQQWEEKMIKEQERALEVDINLQHVLHELANERTDREEELADLLKERTDLERQNQELINLRSEVDGMYDRLATENEEVMADQQTLENQLSDMTSKHQAVNEAKSYLEAEQEALTMLRTWVEDEAARVHERAETLEKALRRWRIPED, encoded by the exons ATGGCTGTCGGCCCCTACGCTCTCCGCCTCTCCCCGCTGCCGCGGCTCGATGCCATGCTCTTCCCACAGCTGCGGCCTCACCTACGCGGCCGCGTGTCCGCTCGGGTAGCTGCCGGCGGCACCAGCTGGTCTCCCGCCGCCGGTGACTCCGAAGACGGGGTCGGCGGCTGGTGGTTTCCCGAGTACGTGaagccgatgaaacaggggaggaggaggatTG GGTTTGGGAGAGCTGTCGTGGTTGGGCTGGGAGGTTCTGTGGCGATCGCCTTGGCTGGGCTGGCGTGGCGCTTCCCATCCTCCAGGAAGC GTATACAGCAACTCATTGTTGCTCCATTACACTATGTTCAAGAGAAAATGTCAACAATGGAGTCAACAGAGACAATCAAGGAGGATGCAAGTGACAGGGAATATGATGAAATTGAAGTTTCTAGTGCAGCGCATGATAAGAAGGCTGAAGGAATAACCGATGATTCAAGGCAAAACTGCAGAACAGCAACTGCCAGCCATTTTCCATTTGGAGTTCCTACAGATCCTGTACATGAGGAGGCTTTCTCTATATTGAAGAAGCTACAG ATAATTGAGAAAGATGTTAGCTCCAGTGATTTTTGTACACGGAGGGAATTTGCAAGATGGTTTGTTAAGTTATGCTCAAAATTTGAGAG GAAAAGGATGCAAAGGATTGTTCCTAGTAAATTAACTTCTGGCGCAGTCCAATGTGCCTTTGATGATGTCAATATTGACGACCCAGACTTCCTATATATCCAAT CTTTAGGAGAATCTGGTATCGTATCCAGCAAGTTGTCAAACTCCTTGGGAACATTGACAAGTGGCTCTCCTTCCAAGGGAAATTCCTTGTTCCTACCTGATAG TTACCTCTCTCGTTTCGATCTTGTCAACTGGAAAGTGCTTGTTGAGCATCCATTTGCATTGGAAATAGACCAAAAG ATGCTGAGTCAAAATGTTTGCATTTTGGATCTGCGTGCCTGCCCAGATGTGTCTCCGTCCATGCTCATAGAGCTAATGGCTGGTGAAAACAGCATCATCAGCAGAGTTTTTG GAAATACTAGACGCCTTCAACCAGACAAACCTGTAACTAAAGCGCAAGCAGCTGCTGCGTTAACCAGTGGTCGAATGAAGGAAGCAATTCAGGAAGAGTTAGATAGACTTGAAGCAGAAAACCAAGCCCATCTTTCTGTTATAGCTGAAATAATGGAAGAGTTAATTAGTAGGGGAGATATACAACAACAATGGGAGGAAAAGATGATAAAGGAGCAAGAACGGGCTCTTGAAGTTGACATTAATCTTCAACATGTGTTGCATGAGCTTGCAAATGAGAGGACAGACAGAGAAGAGGAACTAGCAGACTTGTTGAAAGAAAGAACAGATTTAGAACGCCAGAATCAGGAACTCATAAATTTAAGGTCAGAAGTTGATGGCATGTATGATAGATTGGCAACTGAGAATGAAGAGGTCATGGCCGATCAGCAAACTTTGGAAAACCAGTTGTCTGACATGACCAGCAAGCATCAAGCTGTCAATGAAGCTAAATCATATCTTGAAGCTGAGCAGGAAGCTCTTACGATGCTAAG GACTTGGGTGGAAGATGAAGCAGCACGTGTCCATGAACGAGCTGAGACACTTGAGAAGGCTTTGAGAAGATGGCGAATCCCAGAAGATTGA
- the LOC136526972 gene encoding protein MOTHER of FT and TFL1 homolog 1-like: MAAHVDPLVVGMVIGDVVDLFVRTVAMSVRFGTKDLTNGCEIKPSMAAAAPAVQIAGRANDLFTLVMTDPDAPSPSEPTMRELIHWLVVNIPGGADPCQGETVMPYLGPCPPVGIHRYVLVVYQQKARFMAPPALAPGVEVEASRARFRNRAFADRHDLGLPVAAMYFNAQKELANRHRPPR; the protein is encoded by the exons ATGGCTGCCCATGTGGACCCGCTGGTGGTGGGGATGGTGATCGGCGACGTGGTGGACCTGTTCGTACGGACGGTGGCCATGTCGGTGCGCTTCGGCACCAAGGACCTCACCAACGGCTGCGAGATCAAGCcatccatggccgccgccgctccgGCCGTCCAGATCGCCGGCAGGGCCAACGACCTCTTCACCCTA GTTATGACTGACCCCGATGCTCCGAGCCCCAGCGAGCCAACGATGAGGGAGTTGATCCACTG GTTGGTGGTTAACATACCAGGTGGAGCAGATCCTTGTCAAG GTGAGACGGTGATGCCGTACCTGGGCCCGTGCCCGCCGGTGGGCATCCACCGCTACGTTCTGGTGGTGTACCAGCAGAAGGCCCGCTTCATGGCTCCGCCGGCGCTGGCACCGGGGGTGGAGGTGGAGGCGTCGCGCGCACGGTTCAGGAACCGCGCCTTCGCCGACCGCCATGACCTAGGCCTCCCCGTCGCCGCCATGTACTTCAACGCGCAGAAGGAGCTAGCCAACCGCCACCGCCCGCCCCGCTGA